The nucleotide window ATAGCGTCACGCAAGGGTACTTTCGTCCATCCAATTCAAAGAGAGTGGtttttgttgggagaagagcaattttcaacaaataaacCTGAAGTAATCCTAATATTGACTCGAACTTTTCTTCCAAGGCGTCGTCATCTTCTTCATCGCAACACAAGAAGCATGTCAATCCTCAGTCGATTGAAACTCGCAGGTACTCGTTGTTTCTTCTACTCTCTCTCTCATTAATTGCTTcttgaatttgttattgctttgtTACAATTCTGTTCTAAGAAAATTCTATTGCGCTTCTTAATTTAGCCTCACAcagaaataatatatatgtttagtCTTGGCAAGGGACCAAATACTAACGTAACAGTTATCATATATATCGCGTGCTTGCAGCAACAATGAAGGGCTGtgaaaagcttgaaaattagtTGCCTGATCATATTATATCTTATATCTTTTCCAAGTTAGCTTTGAAAGATTTGGTGAAAACCAGTGCATTGTCCAAACAATGGATTCACGAATGGGGATTAAGGGTGGACCTTAACTTCGATCTCTATACCATGTCCGACTATAACACAGATCAAGACTTGTCACAAATCCGTCCTCTCTCTCAAATGTTTCACTTTCAATCTGAATTTGCCACAAGATTGGATCAATTTATGCTCCATTATAAAGGTGCCATCATCCGTTCCATTCGAGTAAAATTTCCATTATGTAATGAACATAGGGATGTCATTGATAGATTGATCTCCAAAGGAATTGCTAATGGTGCCAAACATATTgaacttctcttctcttctgaAACAACTAATACTACTATTTCTATTATGCCATACAGATTTTCCCTTATTCTCTTACTTGAGAATGATTCTGTGACCTATTTGCACCTACAAAACTGCCTCATAGACAAACGCAGATACTTCTCTGgattaaaaaatttgagaaCTCTTGTGTTGCAACAAGTTTTTGTGAAGAAGACACTCCTTAAGACTTTGTGTTCAAATTGCAACCACCTTGTTGACCTCACCCTTGATGGTTGTAAAATCACTTCCAAGTTGGTAATAAACAACCCATCATTGCTTCGTTTGAACATTGCTAATGTTGGGTTTTACCCTCGAAATCTTATTACTATCATTGCCTCAAGTCTCTTGTCCTTTGAGTATTCTTGTCTTAAAGAACATGTAGTACACCAAATGAACATTCAAGCTCCTATGTTATCCAAGTTTAGCTTTAGAGGTGCTTCGTTTTCAAAGCGTATAGGGTTATCTGGATTGACGAACGTAACAACAATTAAGTTTGATGCATTACTAATTGATCTATCCACAAACATCTTGCCTCATTTGTTTTCTGAATGTCCTCAACTTGAAGTTGTCACTCTTAAGAACTGCTTGTTCACAAGTTCAACACAAATTACCAATTCGAAGTTACGTCATTTGATCATACTTGATAGTGTTTGGGTGGATGACTCTCCTTCTGATATATCTATTGATGCATTAAATCTTTCATCCTTTGAATATACTGGATACACCACAAGGATAATTTCTTTTACGGCTCCAAGGTTATCGAAGGTTTTCTGGGATACATTCAGAGAGAGAGAATAGACCACACCTTTTTGATCCAATTGCAAGTTTACCACATATTGAGAATTTAGCTATGATCGTCGGCACTTTACAAGTGAGTCTCTCAATGATATT belongs to Medicago truncatula cultivar Jemalong A17 chromosome 6, MtrunA17r5.0-ANR, whole genome shotgun sequence and includes:
- the LOC120575849 gene encoding uncharacterized protein, giving the protein MSDYNTDQDLSQIRPLSQMFHFQSEFATRLDQFMLHYKGAIIRSIRVKFPLCNEHRDVIDRLISKGIANGAKHIELLFSSETTNTTISIMPYRFSLILLLENDSVTYLHLQNCLIDKRRYFSGLKNLRTLVLQQVFVKKTLLKTLCSNCNHLVDLTLDGCKITSKLVINNPSLLRLNIANVGFYPRNLITIIASSLLSFEYSCLKEHVVHQMNIQAPMLSKFSFRGASFSKRIGLSGLTNVTTIKFDALLIDLSTNILPHLFSECPQLEVVTLKNCLFTSSTQITNSKLRHLIILDSVWVDDSPSDISIDALNLSSFEYTGYTTRIISFTAPRLSKVFWDTFRERE